Proteins encoded together in one Thalassotalea crassostreae window:
- the galE gene encoding UDP-glucose 4-epimerase GalE has translation MKVLVAGGLGYIGSHTCLALSKAGVIPIIYDNLSNASINVLEQLTLISEHNFTFVEGDIRDQQRLEKVMVEHDIQAVFHFAALKAVGESCEQPRRYYDNNVSGSVVLLDAMANAGVKKIIFSSSATVYGDPQYLPLDELHPISATNPYGWTKVMVEQILQDNCQADNDSLAISLRYFNPVGAHPSGLLGESPNGIPNNLMPFIAQTAVGKREFVSVYGNDYDTPDGTGVRDYIHIMDLAKGHVDAFLSHQKDTGFLAYNLGTGQGYSVLDVITAFAESAGKEVPYKLAPRRSGDVACNYADASLAKQKLNWQATLGLSDMTEDTWRWQSKYPQGL, from the coding sequence ATGAAGGTGCTAGTAGCAGGCGGACTAGGGTACATTGGCAGTCATACATGCTTAGCTTTAAGTAAAGCTGGTGTAATCCCTATTATTTATGACAACTTGTCAAATGCCAGTATAAACGTACTAGAGCAATTAACACTGATAAGTGAGCATAATTTTACGTTTGTTGAAGGTGATATTCGTGATCAACAGCGTCTTGAAAAGGTGATGGTTGAACATGATATTCAAGCGGTATTTCATTTTGCTGCACTAAAGGCGGTTGGCGAGTCTTGTGAACAACCAAGGCGCTACTATGATAATAATGTGTCGGGCAGCGTTGTTTTACTTGATGCGATGGCAAACGCAGGTGTTAAGAAAATCATCTTTAGCTCTTCTGCAACCGTATATGGTGACCCACAATATTTGCCCTTAGATGAACTACATCCTATTTCTGCCACTAACCCATACGGCTGGACTAAAGTTATGGTTGAGCAAATTTTGCAAGATAATTGCCAAGCAGATAATGATAGTTTAGCGATATCTTTACGCTACTTTAATCCTGTTGGTGCTCACCCAAGTGGTCTATTAGGAGAAAGCCCTAACGGAATACCAAATAATTTAATGCCTTTTATTGCCCAAACGGCAGTAGGGAAGAGGGAATTCGTAAGCGTTTATGGTAATGATTATGACACCCCAGATGGAACGGGTGTTAGAGACTATATCCATATTATGGATTTAGCGAAAGGACATGTAGATGCGTTTTTAAGTCACCAAAAAGATACAGGGTTCTTAGCCTATAATTTAGGCACCGGCCAAGGGTATTCCGTTTTAGATGTTATTACCGCGTTTGCTGAATCGGCAGGTAAAGAGGTTCCATATAAACTCGCGCCAAGACGCAGTGGTGATGTCGCTTGTAATTATGCGGATGCAAGTTTAGCAAAACAAAAATTGAACTGGCAAGCCACATTAGGTTTGTCTGATATGACTGAAGATACTTGGCGCTGGCAGTCAAAGTATCCACAAGGTTTATAA
- a CDS encoding UDP-glucose--hexose-1-phosphate uridylyltransferase has translation MSSLEFTHRRKNPLTGDWVLVSPHRNNRPWSGATEADAVEQLPSYDENCPLCPGNERANDTSNPEYQDTFVFVNDFGALVSDNDNQVNQESPSFIQADVARGECRVICFSPDHSKTLPELSNSEIEAVIETWQSNYNELSKQYDCVHVFENKGAIMGCSQPHPHGQIWAHDHMSTEIEVENEHLAAYKKSENSNLFADYINFENEQKERVVYSNEHWLAVVPYWAAWPFETLLIAKDDVRHMGQLNAEQKASLGDALKQLTTKYDNVFNCSFPYSMGWHSAPSSLDDDSHWRLHAHFYPPLLRSATVKKHMVGYEMLAESQRDLTAETAANILQEASSTHYKKGL, from the coding sequence ATGAGTTCACTTGAATTTACCCATCGAAGAAAGAACCCTTTAACCGGTGATTGGGTATTGGTATCTCCACATCGAAACAATAGACCTTGGTCTGGTGCAACGGAGGCGGATGCCGTAGAGCAATTACCAAGCTATGATGAAAACTGTCCATTATGTCCGGGTAATGAACGTGCAAATGATACATCAAATCCCGAATATCAAGATACTTTTGTATTTGTAAACGATTTTGGTGCCTTAGTCAGTGATAATGACAACCAAGTAAACCAAGAATCACCTTCATTTATCCAAGCTGATGTAGCTCGTGGTGAATGTAGAGTCATTTGTTTTTCACCGGATCATTCAAAAACGCTGCCCGAATTATCAAACTCAGAAATCGAAGCGGTTATTGAAACTTGGCAAAGTAACTACAACGAATTATCTAAGCAATACGATTGTGTGCATGTGTTTGAAAACAAAGGCGCTATTATGGGCTGTTCGCAGCCGCATCCTCATGGCCAGATTTGGGCGCATGATCATATGTCTACTGAAATAGAGGTAGAGAATGAACATTTAGCGGCATATAAGAAATCTGAAAATAGTAATTTATTTGCTGATTATATTAACTTTGAAAACGAACAGAAAGAGCGTGTTGTTTATAGTAATGAGCATTGGTTGGCAGTTGTACCATATTGGGCAGCATGGCCGTTTGAAACACTCTTAATTGCGAAAGACGACGTACGCCATATGGGACAATTAAATGCAGAGCAAAAAGCATCTCTTGGTGATGCATTAAAGCAATTAACGACTAAATACGACAACGTATTTAATTGTAGTTTTCCATACTCTATGGGATGGCACAGTGCACCTAGTAGTCTAGATGACGATAGTCATTGGCGTTTACATGCACATTTTTATCCGCCGCTTTTACGTTCTGCAACCGTTAAAAAGCATATGGTTGGCTACGAAATGTTGGCTGAAAGCCAAAGAGATTTAACCGCAGAAACAGCTGCAAATATTTTGCAAGAAGCAAGTAGTACACATTATAAGAAAGGACTTTAA
- the galK gene encoding galactokinase, which produces MTSSLMTEFESIYHSPATTLSSAPGRVNIIGEHTDYSDGFVLPCSLEFCTKVLYRKRADNLVVVHSTNYPGESDSFDVSGDITHGSSQWGNYIRAMAFVIKRAGHTLGGVDVLIDSDVPQGSGLSSSAALEVAIGGMFSESSSLNLSAEKIALLGQEAENDFMDCQCGIMDQMISAKGEPGSALMIDCRDLSTKSIKIPEDLSIVIVNSNYPRKLVDSEYNQRRIDCEQAAKKMNVAMLRDANLELLAQSREQLTAVEYKRAHHVITENQRVMDAMSALASNDIKTLRQLMSASHNSLRDDFEVTVAATDGLVEICQQVLGDNGAARMTGGGFGGAIVCLCRAEDVSRIKQAVSEQYFDRFQLTADIYVCNAGSGLKVEQLEPLPA; this is translated from the coding sequence ATGACTAGTTCGTTAATGACTGAATTTGAATCAATTTACCATTCCCCGGCGACAACACTATCCTCAGCGCCCGGTCGTGTGAATATTATCGGAGAACATACAGACTATAGCGATGGTTTTGTACTTCCTTGCTCATTAGAATTCTGTACTAAGGTTTTGTATCGAAAACGTGCCGATAATTTAGTTGTGGTACATTCAACTAATTATCCAGGTGAATCTGATAGTTTCGATGTGAGCGGCGACATAACCCATGGTTCATCCCAATGGGGTAATTATATCCGGGCTATGGCATTCGTGATTAAGCGTGCTGGCCACACCCTTGGTGGTGTCGATGTATTAATTGATTCAGATGTACCACAAGGTAGTGGTCTATCTTCATCTGCTGCACTCGAAGTAGCGATTGGTGGTATGTTTAGCGAATCTTCAAGTTTAAACCTTTCGGCGGAAAAAATAGCGCTGCTTGGCCAAGAAGCTGAAAATGATTTTATGGATTGTCAATGTGGCATTATGGACCAGATGATTTCAGCCAAGGGAGAGCCCGGCTCAGCGTTGATGATTGATTGTCGTGATTTATCAACTAAATCTATTAAAATCCCAGAAGATCTTAGCATCGTTATTGTTAATTCAAACTACCCAAGAAAATTAGTTGATAGCGAATACAATCAGCGTCGTATTGACTGTGAACAAGCGGCTAAGAAAATGAATGTAGCGATGCTACGAGATGCAAACTTGGAGCTATTAGCACAATCAAGAGAGCAATTGACGGCCGTTGAATATAAACGCGCACATCATGTAATCACAGAAAACCAACGAGTGATGGATGCAATGTCAGCTCTTGCTAGTAACGACATTAAAACACTTAGACAGTTAATGTCAGCGTCACATAACTCGTTACGTGATGACTTTGAAGTAACTGTGGCTGCAACCGACGGCCTTGTTGAAATTTGTCAGCAGGTGCTTGGCGACAACGGTGCTGCGCGAATGACTGGAGGTGGTTTTGGTGGCGCGATTGTCTGTTTATGTCGTGCTGAAGATGTCAGTCGCATTAAGCAAGCAGTTAGTGAGCAATACTTTGACAGATTTCAGCTAACTGCTGATATCTATGTATGTAACGCTGGTAGTGGCCTTAAAGTCGAGCAACTTGAACCTTTACCCGCTTAA
- a CDS encoding DUF1800 family protein, with protein sequence MNKTVINKKLLMTLASLSILSACGGGGGSSEKEVKVAPTPELATVSISTLVSIAVEKNNQIAKFKIERDSGNEELTINYQLSGNSDVTKGSASNNDYQLFYADGTAVADNFIIPANESSRIVELVPNKDESFEVPEQLNINIAEHDSYQLGENASVSLTIIDAENTRENAKVFYGVFAPQGDAITSGTGVLSFILQGDNEQGELNYSFTNLGSEQTDQHIHLAPSGTMIKDLEEFGNIEGMVWDLAPGGIFKTEQEMLDTLFNGEFFVNIHSADYPQGEISATLLYDANITPPAPVDLTAADVDRDIIRFLNQTTFGATPEDYEPLRAQINADGSNRMQVYNQWIDQQIAMPTSSLYDFTDAITDYFPEEPGVYVRRDAFYNLALHGKDQLRQRMAFALSQILVVSDEAAAIRNAYKGASLYWDNLASHAFGYYNDALYDATLSPIMGTWLSHLYNQKQDVGAGYYPDENYAREVMQLFSFGLVHLNKDGTIALGEDNLPIPTYNNETIKEMARVFTGLSFRYKNDGAKKVANNNFFLGDWANEYQYRWLEPMKFFTSEHDYGSKTLFTDVNGTVTVAASTNKTEAAAMAEVAHVVDSLVAHSSTAPFISKQLIQRFVTSNPSTGYVERVANKFAEKGDLTATIKAILLDEEARNPKVQNSISFGKVKEPVIQLTAALRLFKAKSRIALDDTADTTFEKPIPGLDLELASQYQPGASLIRMGDIEIGQRALGANSVFNFYLPSYTPSGALASNSLMSPELQLLTEAQMFATMNIYNTLMTDSLYRNGPGKYSEVYDNWHLKVWLQQDDYWDIWEKTSGTDTDKATAVVDHLDFYLNAGQMKANNNQGTRKIFIENLANSASSNRFKLAFYGSNTSPEFMIQK encoded by the coding sequence ATGAATAAGACAGTGATCAATAAAAAACTGTTAATGACATTAGCGTCCTTGAGCATACTTAGTGCCTGCGGTGGCGGAGGCGGTAGCAGCGAAAAAGAAGTTAAAGTTGCCCCAACTCCGGAACTAGCAACGGTTTCAATTAGCACATTGGTATCGATAGCAGTAGAAAAAAACAACCAGATCGCAAAATTTAAGATTGAACGAGATTCTGGTAACGAAGAGCTAACCATAAATTATCAATTATCCGGCAATAGTGATGTAACCAAAGGCTCTGCTAGCAATAATGATTATCAACTATTTTATGCTGACGGTACCGCTGTAGCTGATAACTTCATTATCCCTGCCAATGAAAGCTCGCGTATTGTTGAACTTGTTCCTAATAAAGATGAAAGTTTTGAAGTTCCTGAGCAACTTAATATAAATATAGCAGAGCACGATTCTTATCAGTTAGGTGAAAACGCGTCTGTATCTTTAACTATTATTGATGCCGAAAACACTCGAGAAAATGCAAAAGTTTTTTATGGTGTATTTGCTCCACAGGGTGATGCGATTACCTCAGGCACAGGTGTTTTAAGTTTTATTCTGCAAGGGGATAACGAGCAAGGAGAGCTAAATTATAGTTTTACTAACTTAGGCTCAGAACAGACTGACCAGCATATTCATTTAGCTCCATCAGGGACAATGATAAAAGACCTTGAAGAGTTTGGAAATATTGAAGGTATGGTCTGGGATCTCGCACCTGGTGGCATTTTCAAAACAGAACAAGAAATGCTTGATACACTTTTTAACGGTGAGTTTTTTGTCAATATTCATTCGGCCGATTATCCACAAGGTGAAATTTCAGCAACGCTATTGTATGACGCCAACATTACGCCTCCTGCACCAGTTGATTTAACGGCTGCTGATGTTGATAGAGATATTATTCGTTTCTTAAATCAAACAACCTTTGGCGCGACACCTGAAGACTATGAACCTCTGAGAGCGCAAATAAATGCAGACGGTAGCAATCGCATGCAAGTATATAATCAGTGGATAGATCAACAAATAGCTATGCCAACGAGCAGCCTGTATGACTTTACTGATGCTATAACGGATTACTTTCCCGAAGAGCCTGGTGTGTATGTGCGCAGAGATGCGTTTTATAATCTAGCCCTTCATGGTAAAGATCAGCTGCGTCAACGCATGGCTTTTGCCCTTAGCCAAATTTTAGTGGTAAGTGATGAAGCTGCGGCTATTCGCAATGCCTATAAAGGTGCATCTCTGTATTGGGATAACCTTGCTAGCCATGCTTTTGGTTATTATAACGACGCACTATATGACGCTACATTAAGCCCTATCATGGGGACTTGGCTAAGTCATTTATATAATCAAAAACAAGATGTTGGCGCGGGTTATTACCCTGATGAAAACTATGCACGTGAAGTTATGCAGTTATTTAGTTTTGGTCTTGTACATCTAAATAAAGACGGCACTATTGCACTTGGCGAAGATAATTTGCCAATACCAACATACAATAACGAAACAATCAAAGAAATGGCACGAGTATTCACAGGCTTATCATTTAGATATAAAAATGATGGCGCTAAAAAAGTAGCTAATAACAACTTCTTTTTGGGTGACTGGGCTAACGAGTACCAATACCGCTGGCTTGAACCAATGAAATTCTTCACTAGCGAGCATGACTACGGCAGTAAAACCTTATTTACTGACGTGAATGGCACGGTCACTGTCGCAGCGAGTACTAATAAAACCGAAGCAGCGGCAATGGCCGAGGTCGCGCATGTGGTAGATAGTTTAGTTGCTCATAGCTCAACGGCACCATTTATCTCAAAACAACTTATTCAACGCTTTGTAACCTCAAATCCAAGTACAGGATACGTCGAACGAGTTGCCAACAAATTTGCCGAGAAAGGAGATTTAACGGCAACCATAAAAGCAATTCTTTTAGATGAAGAAGCTCGTAATCCTAAAGTGCAAAACTCGATAAGTTTCGGTAAAGTCAAAGAACCAGTAATACAGCTAACAGCTGCCTTACGCTTGTTTAAAGCCAAATCCCGAATCGCTTTGGACGATACTGCAGACACTACCTTTGAAAAGCCAATTCCTGGTTTAGACTTAGAATTAGCGAGCCAATATCAACCAGGAGCATCACTAATAAGAATGGGAGATATAGAAATTGGTCAGCGCGCATTAGGGGCAAATTCGGTATTTAATTTTTATTTACCTAGCTACACACCAAGTGGTGCATTAGCAAGTAATTCTTTGATGTCACCAGAATTGCAACTGCTAACTGAAGCACAAATGTTTGCGACAATGAATATCTATAATACGTTAATGACAGATAGCCTTTATCGTAATGGCCCAGGTAAATACAGTGAAGTTTATGACAATTGGCACTTAAAAGTTTGGCTGCAACAAGATGACTATTGGGATATTTGGGAAAAAACTTCAGGTACTGACACAGACAAGGCAACAGCGGTTGTCGATCACTTAGATTTTTATTTAAATGCAGGCCAAATGAAAGCAAATAACAATCAAGGTACACGCAAAATCTTTATCGAAAATTTGGCAAATAGCGCCTCATCTAATCGATTTAAATTAGCATTTTATGGCAGTAATACCAGCCCTGAATTTATGATTCAGAAGTAA
- a CDS encoding DUF1501 domain-containing protein, which produces MNDKVLTRRKFLKGTYKASIGATAVNALGLSSLLTATNTLAAEQDYKALVFIFLAGGNDSFNMVAPKGNGSLRTSYENGRRNAAIDANQLNAITPKSNVKIFGDITYNEFGLHPACADMADMFNNEEMSIVCNVGNLYEPTTRWKLLNDKVTLPPQLYSHSDQQLQFQSQPEIPFRFGWGGRLAEMIDDYNSNGNVSPLISVSGLNSFQVSSGTDLSAYVMGYDGAVKLNGVTNERKTLLESSIDSIDASSHLMMQKYRDVFSSAKRSEAIVTSAFTEAAQTGVDYDAIFTAAGASDSKIGRQLKTIAKMIAGRNSTGNNRPIYFVEMNGFDTHKKLLTNHANLMTDLNAALKAFKDVLVAQGDFDKTLSFVGSEFGRTLTPNGTDAEFGTDHAWGGHALLMGGMINGGQMFGTHPDLKLEQGLDASSGRGRWIPTTSTSQCVAKIANWFGVSQEQLPLLIPTISNFPDTFNASSNLDFFKQEINS; this is translated from the coding sequence ATGAACGATAAAGTACTGACTCGTCGAAAATTTTTAAAAGGTACATACAAAGCTAGTATTGGTGCGACTGCTGTCAATGCATTAGGTTTGTCCAGCTTGCTGACCGCAACTAATACTTTAGCAGCGGAACAAGATTATAAAGCGCTAGTATTTATTTTTTTGGCTGGAGGCAACGACTCTTTTAATATGGTTGCCCCAAAAGGCAACGGTTCCTTAAGAACAAGTTATGAAAATGGTCGACGTAATGCGGCAATTGACGCAAACCAATTAAATGCCATAACACCTAAGTCAAATGTCAAAATTTTTGGTGATATTACCTATAACGAATTTGGCTTGCACCCTGCTTGTGCCGATATGGCCGATATGTTTAATAATGAAGAAATGTCGATTGTATGTAATGTTGGCAATCTATACGAACCAACAACACGTTGGAAATTACTGAATGATAAAGTAACACTGCCACCTCAACTATATTCACATAGCGATCAACAGCTGCAATTTCAAAGTCAGCCTGAAATTCCATTTCGATTTGGATGGGGCGGTCGCTTAGCGGAAATGATCGACGATTATAATAGTAATGGTAATGTTTCTCCTCTTATCTCTGTATCGGGATTAAATTCGTTTCAGGTTTCATCAGGTACCGATTTATCTGCCTATGTAATGGGCTATGACGGCGCAGTAAAACTTAATGGCGTTACAAACGAAAGAAAAACGTTATTAGAATCTTCAATCGATAGTATCGATGCTTCTTCACATTTGATGATGCAAAAATATCGAGATGTTTTTAGTTCCGCAAAACGGTCTGAAGCAATTGTCACCAGTGCATTTACCGAAGCGGCACAAACGGGTGTTGACTATGACGCGATATTTACAGCTGCCGGTGCAAGTGATAGTAAAATAGGTCGACAGCTTAAAACTATCGCAAAAATGATCGCTGGCCGAAACTCTACAGGTAATAACAGACCTATCTATTTTGTCGAAATGAATGGCTTTGATACCCATAAAAAGTTACTAACTAATCATGCAAATCTAATGACAGATCTCAATGCCGCATTAAAGGCATTTAAAGACGTATTAGTCGCTCAAGGAGACTTCGATAAAACACTAAGTTTTGTTGGTTCAGAATTCGGTCGCACATTAACACCTAATGGTACTGACGCGGAATTTGGGACAGACCATGCGTGGGGCGGCCACGCTTTATTAATGGGGGGTATGATTAATGGTGGTCAAATGTTTGGTACACATCCCGACTTAAAATTAGAACAAGGTCTTGATGCTAGTTCAGGCCGTGGTAGATGGATACCGACAACATCAACCAGCCAATGTGTCGCTAAAATTGCCAATTGGTTTGGCGTAAGTCAGGAGCAACTGCCATTACTGATACCAACAATAAGCAACTTTCCAGACACTTTTAACGCGAGTTCTAACTTAGACTTTTTTAAACAGGAAATTAACTCATGA
- the secE gene encoding preprotein translocase subunit SecE: MNASTETPTGGSLDTVKWILVFLLLGGAVFGNYYYGEESALFRALGVVAAVIVAGLIALQTEKGRNGLTFAKESRTEVRKVVWPTRQEAVQTTGIVIVATLIMSLILWGLDSVLYEIVSFVTSLRV; encoded by the coding sequence ATGAATGCAAGTACAGAAACTCCGACAGGTGGTTCTTTAGATACAGTGAAGTGGATTTTAGTATTTCTGCTTTTAGGCGGCGCCGTTTTTGGTAATTATTATTATGGTGAAGAGTCTGCTCTTTTCCGTGCTCTTGGTGTTGTAGCAGCAGTTATTGTTGCTGGCTTAATTGCACTGCAAACAGAAAAAGGCCGCAACGGATTAACGTTTGCAAAAGAATCTCGTACTGAAGTTCGCAAAGTTGTATGGCCAACAAGACAGGAAGCAGTTCAAACAACTGGTATAGTTATTGTTGCTACTTTAATAATGTCTTTGATCCTTTGGGGTCTTGATAGTGTATTGTATGAAATTGTAAGTTTCGTTACTTCTTTACGGGTTTAA
- the nusG gene encoding transcription termination/antitermination protein NusG, translated as MSEDIKLRWYVVQAFSGYEARVQKTLLEHIQIHGLEDKFGQILVPTEEVVEMRAGQKRKSARKFFPGYVLVEMAMDVEAWHLVKSVPRVLGFIGGTSDRPAPISQKEADRILQRLEDSVDQPRPKTLFEPGEVVRVTDGPFADFNGVVEELDYEKSRIKVSVSIFGRSTPVELEFAQVEKG; from the coding sequence ATGTCTGAAGATATCAAGTTAAGATGGTATGTTGTACAAGCGTTTTCTGGTTATGAAGCACGTGTACAAAAAACACTTTTAGAGCACATCCAAATTCACGGCTTAGAAGATAAGTTCGGTCAGATTTTAGTTCCTACCGAAGAAGTTGTTGAAATGCGTGCCGGTCAAAAGCGCAAAAGTGCTCGTAAATTCTTCCCTGGCTATGTTTTAGTCGAAATGGCGATGGATGTTGAAGCATGGCATTTAGTGAAAAGTGTTCCTCGTGTATTAGGTTTTATTGGTGGAACTTCGGATCGTCCAGCACCTATTTCACAAAAAGAAGCGGATCGCATCTTACAACGTCTAGAAGATTCAGTTGATCAACCTAGACCGAAAACATTGTTTGAACCAGGCGAAGTTGTTCGTGTTACCGATGGTCCATTTGCTGACTTTAACGGTGTGGTTGAAGAACTGGATTACGAGAAGAGCCGTATTAAAGTGTCGGTATCTATCTTCGGTCGTTCAACACCTGTTGAATTAGAATTTGCACAGGTTGAAAAAGGCTAA
- a CDS encoding sulfite exporter TauE/SafE family protein, whose amino-acid sequence MQIDAVIATSFAIQCFGMFVGSLSWLMFFNGDNEQKIERVNLLYQTLVCSLPFSILGILLVQYLPIVPIASIHLIFSVFSFIFGLIVIYHCVYLGKRSTHRGVTQLSKSEILLIAVVSFIGGIITGWISVGVGEILAVVLLLRGFSVMFSVAAGVIVSALSVMSGIAYFINESLININVLLFAAPGAIIGALLARYIALWLGPQKLKLFLGSWILLVGLLGIF is encoded by the coding sequence ATGCAGATAGATGCAGTTATTGCGACCAGTTTCGCGATTCAATGCTTTGGTATGTTCGTTGGTAGCCTTTCTTGGCTTATGTTTTTCAATGGTGACAACGAACAAAAGATTGAGCGGGTAAACCTGCTTTATCAAACTCTGGTTTGTAGTCTCCCGTTTTCTATTTTAGGTATATTGCTGGTTCAGTATTTACCAATTGTCCCTATCGCGTCTATCCACCTTATATTTAGTGTGTTTTCGTTTATCTTTGGACTAATTGTCATCTATCATTGCGTCTATTTAGGTAAACGTTCCACTCACAGAGGAGTTACACAGCTAAGTAAATCAGAAATATTGCTTATTGCGGTTGTTAGTTTTATCGGCGGTATTATTACCGGATGGATCTCGGTCGGCGTTGGCGAAATTTTAGCAGTGGTTTTATTGTTAAGAGGCTTTTCGGTGATGTTTTCTGTAGCTGCTGGAGTCATAGTCTCGGCACTATCAGTGATGAGCGGTATTGCATATTTTATTAATGAATCGCTAATCAATATCAACGTCCTATTATTTGCTGCGCCTGGCGCTATTATTGGCGCATTATTAGCGCGTTACATTGCCCTTTGGCTTGGTCCTCAAAAATTAAAATTGTTCTTAGGCAGCTGGATACTTTTAGTAGGTCTACTAGGCATTTTTTAG
- the rplK gene encoding 50S ribosomal protein L11, with protein sequence MAKKVQALIKLQVAAGAANPSPPVGPALGQHGVNIMEFCKAFNAKTDSLEKGAPVPVVITVYNDRSFTFETKTPPASYLLKKAAGIKSGSGRPNTEKVGTVTTAQLEEIVKTKEPDLTAGSMEAAVRTIAGSARAMGLVVED encoded by the coding sequence ATGGCTAAGAAAGTCCAAGCTTTAATCAAGCTACAGGTTGCTGCTGGTGCAGCTAACCCGTCACCACCAGTTGGTCCTGCACTAGGTCAGCACGGTGTAAACATCATGGAATTCTGTAAAGCGTTCAACGCAAAAACAGATTCTCTTGAGAAAGGCGCTCCAGTTCCAGTAGTAATTACTGTATACAACGATCGTTCATTCACGTTTGAAACTAAAACTCCACCTGCATCTTACTTACTTAAGAAAGCTGCTGGTATCAAAAGCGGTTCAGGCCGTCCTAACACTGAAAAAGTTGGTACTGTAACTACAGCTCAACTTGAAGAGATTGTTAAGACTAAAGAACCAGATCTAACTGCTGGCTCTATGGAAGCTGCAGTGCGTACTATTGCCGGCTCAGCTCGTGCAATGGGTTTAGTGGTAGAGGACTAA
- the rplA gene encoding 50S ribosomal protein L1 — protein sequence MAKLSKRARLIREKVDVLKEYEINEAIALLKELATANFRESVDVAIKLGIDARKSDQNVRGATVLPNGTGRDVRVAVFTQGANVEKAQEAGADVIGMEDLAEQVKAGEMNFDVVIATPDAMRVVGQLGQVLGPRGLMPNPKVGTVTPDVATAVKNAKAGQIRYRNDKNGIIHSTIGKVDFENAHLEENLVALLAALKKAKPAQAKGAYIKKISISSTMGAGVAVAQGSLTEA from the coding sequence ATGGCTAAATTATCAAAACGCGCTCGTCTAATCCGTGAAAAAGTAGACGTATTAAAAGAATACGAAATCAATGAAGCAATCGCTTTATTGAAAGAGTTAGCTACTGCTAACTTTAGAGAAAGTGTAGATGTTGCTATTAAATTAGGCATCGATGCACGTAAATCTGACCAAAACGTTCGTGGCGCAACAGTATTACCAAACGGTACTGGTCGTGACGTACGCGTTGCAGTATTTACACAAGGCGCAAACGTTGAGAAGGCTCAAGAAGCTGGTGCTGACGTTATCGGTATGGAAGACTTAGCTGAACAAGTTAAGGCTGGCGAAATGAACTTTGACGTTGTAATCGCTACTCCAGACGCAATGCGTGTTGTAGGTCAACTAGGTCAAGTATTAGGCCCACGTGGTTTAATGCCTAACCCGAAAGTTGGTACTGTAACTCCAGACGTAGCTACTGCTGTTAAAAACGCAAAAGCTGGTCAGATCCGTTACCGTAATGACAAGAATGGTATCATCCATTCTACTATCGGTAAGGTAGACTTTGAAAACGCACACCTTGAAGAAAACCTTGTTGCTTTATTGGCTGCTCTTAAGAAAGCTAAGCCAGCTCAAGCAAAAGGCGCATACATCAAGAAAATTAGCATCTCATCAACTATGGGCGCTGGCGTAGCCGTTGCTCAAGGTTCATTGACTGAAGCTTAA
- the rplJ gene encoding 50S ribosomal protein L10, with protein MAINLDDKKAIVAEVQEAAAGAQSVVIADSRGVTVDAITTLRAQARENGVWMKVVRNTLARRAVEGTPFECIKDTLVGPSLIAFSNEHPGAAARLFSDFAKENDNLELKAAAFEGDVVDVSVLAKLPTYDEAIARLMSAMKEASAGKLARTIAAIRDQKEQEAA; from the coding sequence ATGGCTATCAATCTTGATGATAAAAAAGCAATTGTTGCTGAAGTTCAAGAAGCGGCTGCTGGCGCTCAATCAGTTGTAATCGCAGATTCACGCGGTGTTACAGTTGATGCAATTACTACTTTACGTGCGCAAGCTCGTGAAAACGGTGTATGGATGAAAGTTGTTCGTAACACGTTAGCACGTCGCGCTGTAGAAGGTACACCTTTCGAATGTATCAAAGATACATTAGTTGGTCCTTCATTAATTGCATTCTCTAACGAACACCCAGGTGCAGCGGCACGTTTATTCTCGGATTTCGCTAAAGAAAACGACAATCTAGAATTAAAAGCAGCAGCATTTGAAGGCGACGTAGTAGATGTTTCGGTATTAGCGAAACTTCCAACTTACGACGAAGCAATTGCACGTTTAATGAGCGCTATGAAAGAAGCATCTGCAGGCAAACTTGCCCGCACTATTGCTGCAATTCGCGATCAGAAAGAGCAAGAAGCAGCTTAA